The following proteins are encoded in a genomic region of Pelodictyon phaeoclathratiforme BU-1:
- a CDS encoding glycosyltransferase gives MQKKTLTVIIPSRFQPKQLSFLEKAVQSIKKQTAIDNYDLTVLVSVDKGKMLEKNAIEQLKVRCIESSGGSQASALNAAIDLVDTQFAAFLEDDDEWYPKYLEAAAQAILFAPFVSSTQLEYDENNVLLRINDFPTPSGWFMSSDVLKSVGKFNEEYRFHLDNEWLGRLSLAKVSRIHLVEATAPVDARYIAAVRPWLDNVLKSSKGSVRLARHSEALPLVRRLRHSEAGMEKIATLPDYRARSQSECRSLVERFGRIPW, from the coding sequence ATGCAAAAAAAAACCTTGACTGTTATTATCCCTTCCCGGTTTCAGCCCAAACAATTATCGTTTCTTGAAAAGGCTGTTCAATCAATAAAAAAACAGACAGCAATAGATAATTATGACTTGACTGTTCTTGTTAGTGTAGATAAAGGAAAGATGCTTGAAAAGAATGCAATTGAACAGCTTAAAGTGAGATGTATTGAAAGCTCAGGGGGTTCTCAGGCATCGGCACTAAATGCAGCAATTGATTTAGTCGATACTCAATTTGCAGCTTTTTTGGAGGATGATGATGAGTGGTATCCAAAATACCTGGAAGCTGCTGCTCAAGCGATATTATTTGCACCATTCGTCTCATCGACACAGCTTGAATATGACGAAAATAATGTATTGCTGAGGATAAATGATTTTCCAACTCCATCAGGCTGGTTTATGAGTTCCGATGTTTTGAAGAGTGTAGGAAAGTTTAATGAGGAATACCGTTTCCATCTTGATAATGAATGGCTTGGAAGGCTTTCGTTGGCGAAGGTTTCTCGAATTCATCTGGTTGAAGCTACCGCTCCTGTCGATGCCCGCTATATTGCTGCGGTAAGGCCATGGCTTGATAATGTATTGAAAAGCTCAAAAGGATCAGTTCGGTTGGCAAGACACTCGGAAGCGTTACCCCTTGTGCGTCGTCTCAGGCACTCTGAGGCAGGAATGGAGAAAATAGCAACATTGCCGGATTACAGGGCCAGATCACAAAGTGAATGTCGCTCTCTGGTTGAGCGTTTCGGCAGGATACCCTGGTGA
- a CDS encoding FkbM family methyltransferase translates to MQKQIVLSVNPDRLAHFFRLIKPVTTNHPLIRIGGEFDGGYLIPDDLDKIKVCFSPGVSTIVDFELDLVKRGITCFLADYSVEAPPVQNKLFHFEKKYLGPSETSTDMTLENWVKKSAPNQTDYILQMDIEGGEYGVIFDTSSEILRKFRIMVIEFHSMYALIDKFGWELINLAFTKILKDFKIVHIHPNNCCRSIVYNKFEIPPVVEFTFLRKDRITEMEPSLFFPHPSDRKNVPENNDLLLPSCWYK, encoded by the coding sequence ATGCAAAAGCAAATTGTTTTATCAGTTAATCCTGATCGATTAGCACATTTTTTTCGTTTGATCAAACCAGTCACCACTAATCATCCTTTGATCAGAATTGGGGGTGAGTTTGATGGTGGCTACTTGATTCCAGATGATTTGGATAAAATAAAAGTATGCTTCTCGCCAGGAGTATCAACTATCGTAGATTTTGAACTTGATTTGGTGAAAAGAGGGATTACGTGTTTTTTGGCTGATTATTCAGTGGAGGCTCCTCCTGTTCAGAATAAATTGTTTCACTTTGAAAAAAAATATTTAGGGCCATCCGAAACCTCGACTGATATGACTCTTGAAAATTGGGTCAAGAAAAGTGCGCCAAATCAAACAGATTACATTCTGCAAATGGATATCGAAGGAGGGGAGTACGGTGTCATTTTTGATACAAGCAGCGAAATACTTCGAAAATTTCGAATTATGGTAATCGAATTTCATAGCATGTATGCCTTGATTGATAAATTTGGATGGGAATTAATTAATCTGGCGTTCACTAAGATATTAAAAGATTTTAAGATTGTTCATATTCATCCGAATAATTGTTGTAGATCTATTGTCTATAATAAATTTGAAATTCCTCCGGTTGTAGAGTTTACTTTTTTAAGAAAAGACAGAATAACGGAGATGGAGCCATCATTATTCTTTCCTCATCCATCAGACAGGAAAAATGTTCCTGAAAATAATGATTTGTTGTTGCCGTCTTGTTGGTATAAATAA
- a CDS encoding O-linked N-acetylglucosamine transferase family protein, which yields MNDIRMSCKPEHLVVKREVSKEDTAFVLRSAFLLHQQGRLEEAEALYREIVQSDPEHFEALRLLAIIAVQKKRFEDSLVLFDHALKINPRHAATLNNQGVVYEELHRFDEALCSYEHALAVKPDYAEASLNRGVMLQELGRFDEAVLSYDHALTNDADNARIWFHRGNVLQDLKRYGEAVFSFEKALAINPDYAIAYANLGNVLQDLKRYEEAVLSYDRAIAVNPDSVRAYVNRGIALQELKRYEEAVFSFEKACAINPDYAIAYANLGNVLQYLKRYGEAVLSYDKAIALKPDYAEAHSDRGVALQGLQLYEEALLSYDRALLVRPDYAEACYNRGVVLQKLKRHVEALASYEQALALKPDYDFLSGMCLNIKMQMCDWRDFECQLSRLFQKIERSEKVAVPFSFLSISDSLLLQKKVAMISVGESCFSPQVPSAISKRSRHEKIRIGYYSADFHDHATAYLMAELFERHDRSQFELFAFSFGPDRQDKMRKRVAAAFDHFFDVRTRSDAEIVLFSRDLEIDIAIDLKGFTQGFRRGIFALRAAPIQVSYLGYPGTMGVGYIDYLIADSMLIPEGSRKYYTEKIVYLPDSYQVNDTKRVIAEKLFTRKECGLPEQGFVFACFNNNNKITPATFDGWMRILGQVEGSVLWLLEDNVAAADNLRNEAMQRGVDAARLVFAKRMPLAEHLARQRLGDLFLDTFPCNAHTTASDALWAGLPLLTLLGESFAGRVAASLLNAMQLPELITSKQEEYEALAIELASNPAKLGNIRRKLEQNRLATPLFDTKRFTRHIEQAYCMMYERYQQELPPDHLFSLPSAQGSTGTISQLQQEYACCPLCGCKNSLYGRADCSRHTLWHEPLPRILEWMRCPGCHHVYTRHFWTQAGIDELFRNAQQNQLAGFGASQDAKRANWVPVVDRVLNLLGGYRSIMDNGSHPTWVDVGCGDGALVMTAGDFGFTALGLDARSEAVRRIIELGFKAEEGDFMQCTFERKLDVLSMMDVLEHMPYPGLALGKAAELVRPGGVLVISLPDLSCSSWRMMDAAKCNPYWMEIEHYHNFSRERLIALLGERGFDVADFGIPNRYKAQMELYAVRK from the coding sequence ATGAACGATATCAGAATGAGTTGCAAGCCTGAGCATCTTGTTGTCAAGCGGGAAGTGTCAAAAGAGGATACCGCTTTTGTGTTGCGTTCAGCGTTCTTGCTGCATCAACAGGGCCGTTTGGAGGAGGCTGAGGCTCTTTATCGTGAGATCGTGCAATCAGATCCGGAACATTTTGAGGCGTTGCGGCTTTTGGCGATCATTGCTGTGCAAAAAAAGCGGTTCGAAGACTCTCTTGTGTTGTTTGATCATGCCCTCAAAATCAATCCCCGCCATGCAGCTACACTCAACAATCAGGGTGTGGTCTACGAGGAGTTGCATCGTTTTGATGAAGCATTATGCAGTTATGAGCATGCGCTTGCCGTGAAACCCGATTATGCCGAGGCCTCCTTGAATCGTGGTGTGATGTTACAGGAGCTTGGGCGGTTTGACGAGGCTGTGTTGAGTTACGATCATGCGCTGACCAATGATGCGGACAATGCCCGTATCTGGTTTCATCGCGGTAATGTTCTTCAGGACTTGAAACGTTACGGGGAGGCTGTTTTCAGTTTTGAAAAAGCTCTTGCCATCAATCCGGATTATGCAATAGCGTATGCAAATCTTGGTAATGTGTTACAGGATCTGAAGCGCTATGAAGAGGCTGTGCTGAGTTATGACAGGGCGATTGCCGTCAATCCGGACTCTGTAAGGGCTTACGTTAACCGGGGCATAGCGTTACAGGAGCTGAAACGTTACGAAGAGGCTGTTTTCAGTTTTGAAAAAGCCTGTGCTATCAATCCTGACTATGCAATAGCGTATGCAAATCTTGGTAATGTGTTGCAGTATTTGAAGCGCTACGGGGAGGCTGTACTCAGTTATGACAAGGCGATAGCTCTCAAACCGGACTATGCAGAGGCACACTCCGATCGCGGCGTTGCATTACAGGGACTGCAACTCTATGAAGAGGCGTTGTTGAGTTATGACAGAGCTCTGCTTGTCAGGCCGGACTATGCGGAGGCTTGCTATAATCGTGGTGTGGTGTTACAGAAGTTGAAGCGGCACGTAGAGGCATTGGCGAGTTATGAGCAGGCTTTGGCTCTCAAGCCGGATTATGATTTTTTGTCTGGAATGTGCCTGAATATAAAAATGCAGATGTGTGACTGGAGAGATTTCGAGTGTCAGCTCTCTCGACTTTTTCAGAAAATAGAGCGCTCTGAAAAGGTTGCAGTGCCATTTTCTTTTCTCTCCATAAGTGATTCGTTGCTCTTGCAGAAAAAGGTGGCTATGATCTCTGTTGGGGAAAGCTGTTTTTCTCCCCAGGTGCCCTCAGCAATTTCCAAACGTTCTCGGCATGAAAAAATCCGTATTGGATACTATTCGGCGGATTTTCATGATCATGCTACGGCATATTTGATGGCAGAGTTGTTTGAACGGCATGATCGATCTCAGTTTGAGCTTTTTGCCTTTTCTTTCGGGCCTGACAGGCAAGATAAAATGAGAAAAAGGGTTGCCGCTGCTTTTGATCATTTTTTTGATGTGCGGACTCGATCTGATGCAGAGATTGTCCTCTTCTCAAGGGATTTGGAAATTGATATTGCCATTGATCTCAAAGGCTTTACACAAGGTTTTCGGAGAGGGATTTTTGCCCTGCGGGCAGCGCCGATACAGGTCAGCTATCTGGGTTACCCTGGCACCATGGGGGTCGGGTATATTGATTATCTGATTGCGGACAGTATGCTGATACCGGAAGGCTCCCGAAAGTACTATACAGAAAAAATCGTCTATCTGCCCGACAGTTATCAGGTCAACGATACAAAGCGCGTCATTGCGGAGAAACTCTTTACCCGCAAAGAGTGCGGTTTGCCCGAGCAAGGATTCGTGTTTGCATGTTTTAACAATAACAATAAAATTACCCCGGCAACTTTTGATGGCTGGATGCGTATTCTTGGACAGGTAGAGGGGAGTGTGCTTTGGCTTCTTGAGGATAATGTGGCAGCAGCGGATAATTTGCGGAATGAAGCGATGCAGAGGGGTGTTGATGCCGCCAGGCTTGTATTTGCAAAACGGATGCCGCTTGCTGAACATCTCGCAAGGCAGCGGTTGGGGGATCTGTTCCTTGACACCTTCCCTTGCAATGCTCACACGACGGCAAGCGATGCCTTGTGGGCAGGTTTGCCACTCTTGACGCTGCTTGGTGAATCGTTTGCTGGCAGGGTGGCGGCAAGTTTGCTGAACGCGATGCAGTTGCCGGAGCTCATAACGTCCAAGCAGGAGGAGTATGAGGCTCTTGCGATTGAACTTGCTTCCAATCCGGCAAAACTGGGCAATATCCGCCGTAAACTGGAGCAGAATCGGCTTGCAACACCGCTGTTTGATACCAAGCGTTTTACCCGGCATATAGAACAAGCTTATTGTATGATGTACGAACGCTATCAGCAGGAGCTACCGCCCGATCACCTGTTTTCGCTGCCATCAGCGCAAGGCAGTACAGGAACCATATCGCAGTTACAGCAAGAGTATGCATGCTGTCCCTTATGTGGATGCAAGAACTCCTTGTATGGCCGTGCAGACTGCAGCCGTCACACTCTGTGGCATGAACCGCTTCCTCGTATATTGGAGTGGATGCGTTGTCCAGGTTGTCACCATGTTTATACCCGCCACTTCTGGACTCAGGCTGGTATTGATGAACTTTTTCGGAATGCTCAACAAAACCAGCTTGCAGGTTTCGGCGCCAGTCAGGACGCAAAGCGAGCGAACTGGGTACCAGTCGTGGACAGGGTGCTCAATCTGCTTGGAGGATATCGTAGTATCATGGATAATGGTTCCCATCCAACATGGGTAGACGTTGGATGTGGTGATGGTGCGCTTGTTATGACTGCGGGTGATTTTGGCTTTACCGCATTGGGGCTTGACGCTCGCAGTGAGGCGGTACGCCGTATTATTGAGCTTGGTTTCAAGGCGGAGGAGGGGGATTTCATGCAATGTACTTTTGAACGTAAGCTCGATGTGCTTTCGATGATGGATGTGCTTGAACATATGCCCTATCCAGGGCTTGCTCTGGGCAAGGCGGCAGAGCTTGTCAGGCCGGGTGGTGTTCTTGTTATCAGTCTGCCTGATCTCTCGTGTTCAAGCTGGAGGATGATGGATGCGGCTAAATGCAATCCATATTGGATGGAGATTGAACATTATCATAATTTCAGTCGAGAGAGGTTGATCGCTTTGCTTGGTGAAAGAGGATTTGACGTTGCTGATTTTGGGATTCCAAACCGTTACAAGGCACAGATGGAGCTTTATGCTGTTCGGAAATGA
- a CDS encoding Lcl C-terminal domain-containing protein, which translates to MMITPFTVMSSKYNGVMVQGAVVGGMTNWSGGDLLRTGEKRRGFRHETEKKDGRVQCGSAHSGEDGVYAIMKLFAFIILLTLLLTGAWLVAASASSQAVVMVGRDSFGDGGVATIAKPGQQPGNRVTVQHGLIAAEEDLPGFFSWAEARVSCDSLTLHGYDDWYLPDKDELNRLFFSKGAVGGFLDTLYWNSTSSDAQEAWSQDFFGGTQNSVKKSATLRVRPVRKF; encoded by the coding sequence ATGATGATTACTCCTTTTACTGTAATGAGTTCCAAATATAATGGTGTGATGGTACAGGGAGCTGTGGTGGGGGGAATGACGAATTGGTCGGGGGGCGATCTCTTGCGGACAGGTGAAAAAAGGAGGGGCTTTCGTCATGAGACTGAAAAAAAGGATGGTCGAGTTCAGTGCGGGAGTGCACATTCTGGAGAAGACGGAGTGTATGCCATTATGAAGCTTTTTGCATTTATCATATTACTGACTTTGCTGCTTACTGGCGCCTGGCTTGTGGCTGCAAGTGCATCATCTCAGGCTGTGGTGATGGTTGGTCGTGACAGCTTTGGAGACGGAGGTGTTGCCACTATTGCAAAGCCCGGTCAGCAACCGGGTAATCGTGTTACGGTGCAGCATGGTCTGATTGCTGCTGAAGAAGATCTCCCCGGATTCTTCAGTTGGGCGGAAGCACGGGTGTCCTGTGATAGTTTGACTCTTCATGGTTACGATGATTGGTATTTGCCTGACAAGGATGAACTGAACAGGCTGTTTTTCAGCAAGGGGGCTGTTGGTGGCTTTTTGGATACGTTGTACTGGAATTCGACATCGAGTGATGCGCAAGAGGCCTGGTCGCAGGACTTTTTTGGCGGCACTCAGAATTCTGTCAAAAAGAGCGCCACTTTGCGTGTTCGTCCTGTACGGAAGTTTTAG
- a CDS encoding Lcl domain-containing protein yields MEHFFGKFGIRLFTALLLWGLGVLAVSEVSFAAPKVGDEYGGGKVVYILQPGDPGYVAGEEHGMVAAKEDLPQESLSWAEAKAAAERLELSGYKGWSLPTQQELSLLYKNQAIVGGFRDYSYYWSGSEVDNQKAWALDFYNGEKVLSVKSGALTGIRRIRAIRKF; encoded by the coding sequence ATGGAACATTTTTTTGGAAAATTCGGTATCAGACTTTTTACGGCTTTATTGCTGTGGGGTCTGGGTGTTTTGGCTGTTTCCGAGGTGTCGTTTGCAGCACCCAAGGTTGGGGATGAGTATGGTGGGGGGAAGGTTGTTTATATCCTTCAGCCGGGTGATCCGGGTTATGTTGCGGGCGAAGAGCATGGTATGGTTGCGGCCAAGGAGGATTTACCTCAGGAGTCGCTAAGCTGGGCTGAGGCCAAGGCTGCGGCGGAGCGGCTTGAGTTGAGTGGTTATAAGGGCTGGAGTTTGCCGACACAGCAGGAGCTGAGCCTGTTATATAAAAATCAGGCGATTGTTGGTGGGTTCAGGGATTATAGCTACTACTGGAGCGGATCCGAGGTTGACAATCAGAAAGCGTGGGCTCTGGATTTTTATAATGGAGAGAAGGTTCTTTCTGTAAAGTCAGGTGCTTTGACTGGCATAAGGCGTATACGGGCAATACGGAAGTTCTAA
- a CDS encoding hydrolase, producing MLSSRETLLLVIDVQGRLAQSVVQPAALETNISKLVRACLILDVPVLVTEQYPKGLGSTVDTLKELLPGMVPVEKLSFSCCGTPEFMKQLRSFNRNDILVVGMEAHVCVYQTAVDLVEFGYNVHLVTDAVSSRTEANRLLGIRCIEKAGASLTSTEMAVFELLRVAEGERFKAISKIIKE from the coding sequence ATGCTGAGTTCGAGGGAAACGTTATTGCTTGTTATTGATGTGCAGGGGCGGCTGGCACAGTCTGTTGTTCAGCCGGCAGCCCTTGAAACCAATATCAGCAAGTTGGTCAGGGCTTGTCTGATTCTTGATGTTCCGGTTCTCGTGACCGAACAGTATCCAAAAGGGTTGGGCTCAACTGTTGATACTCTGAAGGAGCTGTTACCAGGAATGGTGCCTGTTGAAAAGCTCTCATTCAGTTGTTGCGGAACCCCTGAGTTTATGAAGCAACTCCGATCTTTTAACCGAAACGATATTCTTGTTGTCGGTATGGAGGCCCATGTTTGTGTTTACCAGACAGCGGTTGATCTTGTTGAGTTTGGGTATAATGTCCATCTGGTGACCGATGCTGTTTCGTCCAGAACGGAAGCAAACCGGCTTCTCGGGATTCGCTGTATTGAAAAAGCCGGAGCATCATTGACCAGCACGGAAATGGCGGTCTTTGAATTGCTGCGTGTGGCCGAGGGTGAGCGCTTCAAGGCAATTTCAAAAATCATCAAAGAGTAG
- the lpxK gene encoding tetraacyldisaccharide 4'-kinase encodes MHNPLSILLRPAALGYRVIVQLRNTLFDRQLLPAWKSPVPIVSIGNLSVGGTGKTPLVDWVVKYYLSIGCKPAIISRGYRRESKGVQLVSDGQKVLLSSSESGDETAMLAWNNPDAIVIVAKKRKEAVKYLVKHFAARMPSVIILDDAFQHRQIQRELNIAIINVSEPFLKARMLPEGRMREPLKNLSRADLIVLNKIDDPEKADAIVRKIKERGTPLIKARVAIAELVCFSGAFISSEEAPPLTSISALAFAGISSPQSFLDSLGKEGVTIAAHRFFYDHEPYSAKKLTEIFREAESKGLSLITTEKDYFRMLGHPELIRIITARPCYYLKIKTDIFEGKEILQSMLRKAVAMK; translated from the coding sequence ATGCATAACCCACTCTCCATACTGCTCAGACCCGCAGCCCTTGGCTACCGGGTTATTGTGCAGCTCCGCAATACACTCTTTGACCGACAGCTTCTGCCTGCCTGGAAATCACCCGTGCCCATAGTTTCAATAGGGAACCTCTCTGTCGGCGGTACAGGAAAAACTCCGCTTGTCGATTGGGTTGTCAAGTACTATCTCTCCATCGGCTGCAAACCGGCCATCATCTCCCGAGGGTATCGGAGAGAATCAAAAGGCGTACAACTGGTCTCAGACGGACAAAAAGTCCTGCTCAGCAGCAGCGAGTCCGGCGATGAAACCGCAATGCTCGCCTGGAACAACCCCGATGCCATTGTCATTGTTGCAAAAAAAAGAAAAGAGGCCGTAAAGTATCTTGTAAAACACTTTGCAGCAAGAATGCCCTCCGTTATCATCCTTGACGACGCATTCCAGCACCGCCAAATCCAGAGAGAGCTCAATATTGCCATCATAAACGTATCAGAACCTTTTCTGAAGGCAAGAATGCTGCCCGAAGGACGCATGAGGGAACCGCTTAAAAACCTTTCAAGAGCTGACCTGATTGTACTGAACAAAATCGATGATCCGGAAAAAGCTGATGCAATAGTGCGAAAAATAAAAGAGAGAGGGACGCCACTCATAAAAGCGCGCGTTGCCATTGCAGAACTGGTCTGTTTTTCCGGCGCATTTATCTCCTCAGAAGAGGCCCCTCCTCTGACCAGCATCAGCGCACTCGCCTTCGCAGGTATCTCCTCTCCCCAAAGCTTTCTCGATAGTCTGGGAAAAGAGGGAGTAACCATTGCTGCGCACCGTTTTTTCTACGATCACGAACCTTACAGCGCAAAAAAGCTGACGGAGATATTCCGTGAAGCCGAATCCAAAGGACTTAGCCTGATCACAACAGAAAAAGACTACTTCCGAATGCTGGGACATCCCGAACTTATCCGCATTATCACCGCGCGGCCCTGTTACTATCTGAAAATCAAAACCGATATCTTCGAAGGGAAAGAGATCCTGCAGTCGATGCTTCGAAAAGCTGTGGCGATGAAATAA
- a CDS encoding DUF374 domain-containing protein produces MPLSPLISRHLIPFALKLLYASLRISVIPKIIQLPDKEVIITFWHGKMITGWLLAQRLFPEKKITAVVSMSEDGKTLADTLERLGFSLIRGSSSKGGAAVKQAMQKALQNGNIVALTPDGPRGPANQFKYGTLRLASENHYPLVFAEIRHKKSWTLKSWDQFEIPKPFSETSVQLHLIHLPAFENEAEIESYTKQLAIQLHHA; encoded by the coding sequence ATGCCGCTCTCCCCGCTGATTTCCCGCCATCTCATTCCCTTTGCACTGAAACTTCTTTATGCAAGCCTGCGGATATCGGTCATACCAAAAATAATACAGCTTCCCGACAAAGAGGTCATCATCACCTTCTGGCATGGTAAAATGATCACAGGCTGGCTTCTTGCCCAAAGACTCTTTCCCGAAAAAAAAATAACTGCTGTGGTAAGCATGTCCGAAGACGGTAAAACTCTTGCCGATACACTTGAACGACTCGGTTTCTCGCTCATACGGGGTTCAAGCTCAAAAGGGGGTGCCGCAGTCAAACAGGCCATGCAAAAAGCCCTGCAAAACGGCAATATTGTCGCCCTTACCCCCGACGGACCACGCGGACCTGCCAATCAGTTCAAATACGGCACATTGCGCCTGGCCTCCGAAAACCACTATCCACTGGTTTTTGCCGAAATCCGTCATAAAAAAAGCTGGACACTCAAAAGCTGGGATCAGTTTGAAATTCCGAAACCTTTCAGTGAAACGTCCGTCCAACTCCACCTTATCCATCTGCCTGCATTCGAAAACGAAGCAGAGATAGAATCGTATACAAAGCAACTTGCAATCCAGCTTCACCATGCATAA
- the purD gene encoding phosphoribosylamine--glycine ligase: MNVLIIGSGAREHAMCQCAVESEGVQRVFVAPGNGGTAMMGGPVCNVPLKVTALDDLLRFAEENAIDLTVVGSEAPLELGIVDLFRRAGKKIVGPAQEAASLESSKVFAKEFMRRHGIPTAGYHVFHDALSANAYIGLPETLFPQVIKASGLCAGKGVFIALDREQAMMANNALFEERIFGDAANEVVIEDFLQGEEASVFALTDGTRYRLFLPAQDHKRIGDGDTGKNTGGMGAYAPAPLVTSEVMQKVEERIIQPTLKGMRDDGYPYTGFLYVGLMIDRGEPFVVEYNARMGDPETQVVLPLLKSDFIAALQASVDGTLGEVPFEMYQKSAATVVIASAGYPDHYETGKAVALADELSAMKDCQVFHAGTAYEGGRLVTAGGRVFSVTALGDTLRESIDRAYSAVEKISFEGAYYRTDIGAKAL, encoded by the coding sequence ATGAATGTTTTGATTATAGGAAGTGGCGCTCGTGAACATGCCATGTGCCAATGTGCTGTGGAGAGTGAGGGTGTTCAGAGAGTTTTTGTGGCGCCAGGAAACGGTGGTACCGCTATGATGGGCGGACCTGTTTGTAATGTGCCACTGAAAGTGACTGCGCTTGATGATCTGCTTCGATTTGCGGAGGAGAATGCCATTGACTTGACTGTTGTTGGTTCGGAGGCTCCGCTTGAACTTGGTATTGTGGATCTCTTTCGCCGTGCGGGTAAAAAAATAGTCGGCCCTGCACAGGAGGCAGCCTCTCTTGAGTCGAGCAAGGTGTTTGCCAAGGAGTTCATGCGGCGACACGGGATTCCTACGGCAGGGTACCATGTATTTCATGATGCGCTTTCCGCCAATGCTTATATCGGATTGCCGGAGACCTTGTTTCCGCAGGTGATCAAGGCAAGTGGATTATGTGCCGGAAAAGGGGTTTTCATCGCGCTTGACAGGGAGCAGGCCATGATGGCAAATAATGCGTTGTTTGAAGAGCGTATTTTTGGCGATGCAGCCAATGAGGTGGTTATCGAGGATTTTTTGCAGGGAGAGGAGGCGAGTGTTTTTGCTTTGACGGATGGTACCCGCTACCGTTTATTTCTGCCTGCACAGGATCATAAGCGTATCGGCGATGGCGATACCGGCAAGAATACGGGTGGTATGGGCGCTTATGCTCCTGCGCCGCTGGTGACTTCTGAAGTGATGCAGAAGGTTGAAGAGCGGATTATCCAGCCAACCTTGAAGGGTATGAGGGATGATGGGTATCCGTATACCGGCTTTTTGTATGTCGGTCTCATGATTGATCGGGGTGAACCCTTTGTTGTCGAGTATAATGCACGTATGGGCGATCCGGAGACACAGGTGGTACTTCCCCTGCTGAAAAGCGATTTTATTGCAGCTCTTCAGGCGAGTGTTGATGGTACACTCGGAGAGGTGCCTTTTGAAATGTATCAGAAATCGGCGGCAACAGTTGTCATTGCCTCTGCTGGCTATCCTGACCATTATGAAACCGGCAAGGCTGTTGCTCTGGCAGATGAGCTTTCCGCCATGAAGGATTGTCAGGTGTTTCATGCTGGAACGGCTTACGAGGGTGGGCGACTTGTCACTGCGGGTGGAAGGGTATTTTCGGTGACAGCGCTCGGGGATACGCTCAGGGAGAGTATTGATCGGGCCTACAGTGCGGTTGAAAAGATCAGTTTTGAAGGGGCTTATTATCGTACAGATATTGGAGCCAAGGCTCTTTAA
- a CDS encoding Mov34/MPN/PAD-1 family protein, translated as MKLPRRQFEIIQEQAFRELPYECCGLLVGIQNSDHRGNVENIVYEVAPCRNCLYFGKEQGFEIAHQEYLDVEREARMLGYEIIGSYHSHINSPALPSLHDVDFARPGHTLLIISLMNAQPKEVTAWLRRGSGGVHQEQIRVLE; from the coding sequence ATGAAGCTACCCAGGCGTCAATTCGAGATTATCCAGGAGCAGGCGTTTCGGGAGTTGCCTTATGAGTGTTGCGGGCTCCTGGTCGGCATTCAAAACAGTGATCACAGGGGAAATGTAGAGAATATTGTCTATGAAGTTGCCCCCTGCAGGAACTGCCTCTATTTTGGTAAAGAGCAGGGTTTTGAGATTGCCCACCAGGAGTATCTTGATGTTGAGCGTGAGGCCAGAATGCTTGGATATGAAATTATCGGCTCTTACCATTCCCATATCAATTCTCCGGCCCTTCCGTCATTGCATGATGTTGATTTTGCACGTCCCGGCCATACGCTGCTTATTATTTCACTGATGAATGCGCAACCAAAGGAGGTTACAGCATGGCTGCGGCGGGGGTCGGGAGGGGTTCATCAGGAACAGATTCGTGTGCTGGAATAG